In Deltaproteobacteria bacterium, the following proteins share a genomic window:
- a CDS encoding putative Ig domain-containing protein: MLRIFTGAASRTGRGLALAGLFCAAAVIPACQVGGPPPIVEPGPPVLRAQAERIAVAPSIFPASNPPASITVEVKLRGDLYPESILFQAEARLSYLSPDETGEIISTDLLTMTLQDPARENLFTGQFDTAALLDGPATSGGTIRQRLAAHGADQVSLRLIGRILAAGIDADTPWDETNVLDSSMPQPEIVSLSAAAVLPGNTLEITVTGHNLETVTAGVMEGLAGLTVDSISGATADTVQISLTAASTAGPGHRTLRLLGSGGLSPVTQLARITVIDITKPAILSLTLPAGNQGTPYSFQLLSSGGTGAVSWAFRSGSFPSGMTISSGGLLSGTPATAGTYVFDLSVRDQDLNEDRRTFLLTIVPPPGDGRDALLVPCDAFADSVAAQNGTQEADRATGAPDPVTAVLSGSQPPVVGLAPANLSLVSQLANGAYLLLDMGPDPCEWIQARPSRAADAWLDMAGPYRSSVLVWLSQTTTTLARLALAQAPNSGSIGSGRFALDAGSDGTLYRYVTIALNDNTPAKVDAVERASNDLLAPETYSPDIEILAGGVPQTNGNDLRLTLYGDDTQGGSDPAGKIASFTIQLHNLTTGITEPDASAESANGFTAAYEATGLDDGNYEFSVYAVDLFSNADPVPVTGGFTIDTTGPELSDLDFTASSTVISTGGSVSLQVTVLAGDPLSGVAAVTAAVSGPGGPYSFELAALGEGLWGGTLDDVDQAGAYTVLVEAADGRSNTSDLAAGPVTLTANMPPAVDAGPNFSAPELTMVILDASGTSDPEGGAVTFEWVQTGGSPFVTIQGAGAIVSFFAPELLSNTPVLLTFQVTATDPAGASASDSVIVTITNVNQPPLVSAGPDVTIPDSAPYSLSGSAVDPEGDSYSLLWTQLSGPDVGITGQTTADPSFNPPDASGGDITLIFQLTATDVFTASASDTVIITISTSNYPPVANAGPDQFVFDTTPLFIDGTASYDPEGGGLTYLWSMTAGNPAHIPGWAAVNKTTSTITLAAINAGTDTAFTFQLQVTDNQFQTHTDTVTVNVKRLCVQPVSLTSASRQYGRALNQAVDGELQFVLQQGVASLFYRDWAAGTRHDFALPGGAGKMMAHDTVRRLLWIAGDASLDRVNLDDLSVTTAATLPAPALDIAVDTGTGRVGVLTSNTGGRLVFFDTTGGPSTGSVDLDRANPGALSLIASPWSGRFVVADRDNRRIDFVNPAIPAVLFDVPFTPETEITGVTANPDTGVIAVIHAAGITEVSDDGAVIVHRSLGNDPPSRYDAIYTPEGELVAVRGLGSGEATTSRSLYRSMLAFFTGSVTDLPDLGDVALNLPAKTPSRAGDFIATASVDEFAILEARKSGASRLTIVTGTDAPYDTRTIDLTNDEPLSIRAAGGRYYVLTAGGDLVRVVPGESDVISIDRPAAQAGILAVDDTGRLQVTDRRARRLWQVAGQSPTITVSRQELPGLPAALATAGSEPVVGQIDTGRSGGRYTLLMADGSGTVWSGPDSYTGTHITPPVTDGTRTYSYRHGQEQIEVYLNDTGILDRVIAVTISPVRLAVSPGGDTLAAIDPDARMAGLYRLDDDDDEYLIPTGEGPAELVFNGDGSRLIVRERTTSRALVIDVDSAAAIAEHAIPVTNIPAPTDPAGIGRRSLVYHPASGFFYLSSGMNLLKLSGSGSSPAVITPVALLPITSLDVIGNYVAVTDGGRRVFLVSPAQNHRAFQINIPVTPPDGNFQRVAADPNGELLYVAGEHTVTVIDFRNGCTYPRPVNYAWAAPWIEQDRFDPDRTAYAYAGPENLWNRVLRQAKAAMRGLFSSLYSSVRPASARAESKPKVFTVAEGHTCQFMEKGNLP; encoded by the coding sequence TTGCTGAGAATTTTCACCGGAGCCGCATCACGCACGGGGCGAGGACTCGCTCTCGCGGGCCTCTTTTGTGCTGCCGCCGTGATACCAGCCTGCCAGGTTGGCGGCCCGCCGCCAATCGTCGAGCCGGGCCCTCCGGTGCTCCGCGCCCAGGCCGAACGGATCGCTGTCGCCCCGTCGATCTTCCCCGCTTCCAACCCGCCCGCCTCAATCACAGTCGAGGTGAAGCTGCGCGGCGACCTGTATCCCGAGAGCATCCTGTTTCAGGCCGAGGCCCGGCTCTCCTACCTGTCGCCCGATGAAACCGGCGAGATCATCTCTACCGATCTGCTGACCATGACGCTGCAGGATCCGGCGCGGGAAAATCTCTTTACCGGCCAGTTCGACACGGCGGCACTGCTTGATGGCCCCGCCACCTCAGGCGGCACGATCCGGCAGCGTCTTGCCGCGCACGGCGCGGATCAGGTTTCGCTGCGGCTTATCGGGCGAATCCTCGCAGCCGGCATCGATGCCGACACCCCCTGGGACGAGACGAACGTGCTCGACAGTTCCATGCCGCAGCCGGAGATCGTGAGCCTGTCGGCAGCAGCAGTGCTGCCGGGCAACACGCTTGAGATCACCGTCACCGGACACAATCTGGAAACGGTCACTGCCGGCGTGATGGAAGGCTTGGCGGGACTCACCGTCGACTCCATTAGTGGTGCCACTGCCGACACGGTGCAAATCAGCCTGACCGCAGCTTCCACTGCCGGGCCCGGTCACAGAACCCTTCGGCTGCTTGGTTCGGGCGGGCTTTCCCCTGTGACCCAGCTTGCCCGGATCACCGTTATTGACATAACAAAACCCGCGATCCTGTCGCTGACTCTTCCCGCCGGAAACCAGGGGACTCCCTACTCGTTCCAGCTTCTTTCCAGCGGCGGCACCGGCGCGGTCAGCTGGGCGTTCCGCAGCGGTTCGTTCCCCTCGGGCATGACCATCAGCTCCGGAGGGCTCCTGTCGGGCACACCAGCGACTGCTGGTACTTATGTATTTGACCTCTCAGTCCGCGACCAGGATCTGAATGAGGATCGCCGCACGTTCCTGCTCACCATCGTCCCGCCGCCGGGCGACGGACGTGATGCACTTCTGGTTCCCTGTGATGCCTTTGCCGATTCCGTCGCCGCCCAGAACGGCACCCAGGAGGCCGACCGCGCCACCGGCGCGCCCGATCCCGTCACGGCGGTTCTCAGCGGCTCGCAGCCTCCGGTCGTGGGACTTGCTCCGGCGAATCTCTCGCTCGTCTCGCAACTTGCCAATGGAGCATATCTTCTCCTCGACATGGGCCCCGATCCCTGCGAATGGATTCAGGCCCGTCCCTCACGGGCAGCCGACGCCTGGCTCGATATGGCGGGCCCCTACCGGTCGTCGGTGCTGGTATGGCTGTCGCAGACCACTACCACGCTTGCACGGCTGGCGCTTGCACAGGCTCCCAACTCCGGTTCGATCGGCTCCGGCCGGTTCGCTCTCGATGCGGGCAGTGACGGGACGCTCTACCGGTACGTGACCATCGCCCTGAACGACAACACACCCGCCAAGGTGGACGCTGTTGAGCGGGCCAGCAACGACCTGCTGGCGCCAGAAACCTATTCCCCGGACATCGAGATCCTGGCGGGTGGAGTTCCGCAAACAAACGGCAACGACCTTCGCCTGACCCTTTACGGCGATGACACCCAGGGCGGATCCGACCCGGCGGGGAAAATCGCCTCGTTCACGATCCAGCTTCACAACCTCACGACCGGCATCACCGAGCCTGACGCCAGCGCCGAATCGGCAAACGGGTTCACCGCTGCTTACGAGGCAACTGGTCTCGATGACGGAAACTATGAATTTTCCGTCTATGCGGTTGACCTGTTCAGCAATGCTGACCCCGTCCCGGTTACCGGCGGTTTTACCATCGACACCACCGGTCCGGAGCTTTCGGACCTCGACTTCACCGCCTCCTCGACGGTGATCTCGACTGGCGGATCGGTTTCTTTGCAGGTGACCGTGCTTGCCGGCGATCCGCTTTCTGGAGTCGCCGCTGTAACGGCAGCAGTGTCAGGCCCCGGCGGGCCCTACAGCTTCGAGCTGGCAGCCCTTGGCGAAGGTCTGTGGGGCGGAACCCTCGATGATGTTGACCAGGCGGGTGCCTATACGGTCCTCGTCGAGGCAGCAGACGGGCGCAGCAATACGTCAGACCTCGCCGCCGGACCGGTCACCCTGACGGCCAACATGCCCCCGGCGGTAGATGCTGGCCCGAACTTCTCCGCTCCTGAACTCACGATGGTGATTCTCGACGCCTCTGGTACCAGCGACCCCGAGGGCGGTGCCGTCACCTTCGAATGGGTACAGACCGGCGGCTCTCCCTTCGTGACCATCCAGGGGGCGGGCGCCATTGTGAGTTTCTTTGCGCCGGAACTGCTGAGCAACACACCTGTCCTGCTCACGTTTCAGGTGACAGCGACTGACCCGGCAGGCGCTTCGGCGTCGGACTCAGTCATTGTGACGATTACCAATGTCAATCAGCCCCCACTCGTCAGTGCCGGACCAGACGTCACAATTCCGGATAGCGCGCCTTATTCGCTCTCCGGTTCGGCCGTGGACCCCGAAGGGGATTCCTACTCGCTTCTATGGACCCAGCTTTCGGGACCGGACGTGGGCATCACCGGACAGACCACTGCGGATCCATCGTTCAACCCGCCGGATGCATCGGGCGGCGACATTACGCTCATCTTCCAGCTCACCGCGACCGACGTCTTTACAGCCAGCGCATCGGATACCGTCATTATCACGATATCGACTTCCAACTACCCGCCGGTCGCCAATGCAGGTCCCGATCAGTTCGTTTTCGACACGACGCCCCTGTTTATTGATGGCACGGCCTCCTACGACCCGGAAGGCGGCGGCCTCACCTACCTCTGGAGCATGACCGCCGGCAATCCCGCGCATATTCCCGGCTGGGCCGCCGTGAACAAGACGACCTCGACCATTACCCTGGCTGCGATCAATGCCGGGACGGACACGGCATTCACATTCCAGCTTCAGGTAACCGACAACCAGTTCCAGACGCACACGGACACGGTGACGGTCAACGTGAAACGGCTGTGTGTGCAGCCGGTCAGCCTGACCAGCGCTTCAAGGCAGTATGGCCGCGCCCTCAACCAGGCTGTTGATGGCGAACTGCAATTCGTCCTCCAGCAGGGTGTTGCCTCGCTGTTCTACCGGGACTGGGCGGCAGGCACCCGGCACGATTTCGCCCTGCCCGGCGGCGCCGGGAAAATGATGGCGCACGACACCGTCCGCCGGCTTCTGTGGATAGCAGGCGATGCGTCTCTTGATCGGGTGAACCTGGACGACCTGTCGGTCACGACGGCCGCCACGCTTCCCGCGCCAGCGCTCGACATCGCCGTTGATACCGGCACCGGCCGGGTGGGTGTGCTCACCAGCAACACCGGAGGCCGGCTCGTCTTTTTTGATACCACAGGCGGACCCAGCACCGGCTCGGTCGATCTGGACCGTGCGAACCCCGGCGCGCTCTCGCTCATCGCATCACCCTGGTCCGGCCGGTTTGTGGTCGCCGACCGGGACAACCGGCGGATCGACTTCGTGAACCCCGCCATCCCGGCAGTGCTTTTCGATGTTCCCTTCACACCGGAAACAGAGATCACCGGAGTGACTGCCAACCCTGATACCGGGGTCATTGCGGTCATACATGCCGCAGGGATCACGGAGGTTTCCGATGACGGCGCGGTAATCGTGCACCGGAGTCTCGGGAACGATCCGCCCAGCCGTTACGACGCCATATACACGCCTGAAGGCGAACTGGTGGCTGTCCGTGGTCTGGGCTCCGGTGAGGCCACCACAAGCCGCAGCCTTTACCGGTCAATGCTGGCCTTCTTCACCGGCTCGGTGACTGACTTGCCCGATCTGGGAGATGTCGCGCTGAACCTTCCGGCGAAAACCCCCTCACGCGCCGGGGATTTCATCGCCACGGCCAGCGTAGACGAGTTTGCCATCCTGGAGGCGAGGAAATCAGGCGCTTCGCGCCTGACCATCGTTACGGGAACCGATGCTCCGTACGACACCCGGACGATTGATCTAACCAATGACGAGCCGCTGTCCATTCGTGCCGCCGGAGGCCGCTACTATGTGCTCACGGCGGGCGGCGACCTCGTTCGGGTCGTTCCCGGCGAGAGCGACGTCATCTCCATCGACCGGCCTGCGGCACAGGCAGGCATACTTGCCGTTGACGACACCGGGCGGCTGCAGGTCACCGACCGCCGGGCACGGCGGCTGTGGCAGGTTGCGGGCCAGAGTCCCACGATTACTGTCTCACGGCAGGAACTGCCGGGCCTGCCGGCAGCACTGGCCACAGCCGGCTCAGAACCGGTCGTCGGGCAGATTGATACAGGCCGTAGTGGCGGGCGTTACACGCTGCTCATGGCTGACGGATCCGGAACCGTCTGGTCTGGTCCCGACAGCTACACCGGTACGCATATTACCCCGCCCGTCACCGATGGGACGCGCACCTACTCATACCGGCACGGACAGGAGCAGATCGAGGTTTACCTGAACGATACCGGCATCCTGGACCGGGTCATTGCCGTCACGATCAGCCCGGTCCGGCTGGCTGTCTCGCCCGGCGGCGATACCCTCGCCGCCATTGATCCGGATGCCCGGATGGCGGGCCTCTACAGGCTGGACGATGACGATGATGAATACCTGATCCCGACCGGAGAAGGACCGGCTGAACTGGTCTTCAATGGGGACGGGAGCCGCCTCATCGTCAGGGAACGGACTACGAGCCGGGCGCTGGTCATCGACGTCGACAGTGCTGCCGCCATCGCCGAGCATGCGATCCCGGTGACGAACATTCCGGCTCCCACCGACCCTGCGGGCATTGGACGCCGGTCGCTCGTCTATCACCCGGCGAGCGGTTTCTTCTACCTGTCCTCCGGCATGAACCTGCTGAAGCTTTCCGGCAGCGGCTCCAGCCCCGCAGTCATCACGCCCGTTGCATTGCTTCCCATCACGTCGCTGGATGTGATCGGTAACTATGTCGCCGTCACGGACGGCGGCCGCCGGGTATTCCTTGTCAGTCCCGCGCAGAACCACCGGGCCTTCCAGATCAACATCCCGGTGACGCCGCCAGACGGGAATTTCCAGCGCGTGGCGGCGGATCCCAACGGGGAGTTGCTGTACGTGGCCGGTGAGCACACCGTCACGGTCATCGATTTCCGGAATGGGTGCACCTACCCGCGCCCGGTCAACTATGCCTGGGCAGCCCCATGGATCGAACAGGACCGCTTCGATCCTGACCGCACTGCGTACGCCTATGCCGGTCCGGAAAACCTGTGGAACCGGGTGCTCCGTCAGGCGAAGGCCGCCATGCGGGGCCTTTTCAGTTCCCTCTATTCATCCGTGCGGCCAGCTTCCGCCCGGGCAGAGTCCAAACCCAAGGTCTTCACCGTGGCCGAAGGCCACACCTGCCAATTCATGGAGAAAGGAAACCTCCCATGA
- a CDS encoding sigma 54-interacting transcriptional regulator — protein MSDMWTTPVEEAVDRGAYEEALGLLDGLRTGYGSTPEFLYWTGYCQLHLSRYDLARESLTSARRADTDNANRFRITIALANLMLRTGKYRDAAVLLEELLGSGGHEDTDSVVLNYSLGQAYFYLGNFSQALPAFNRALDTYEKLGNRRGIISTRQSIAASCQLMHEPQAAIEQYLKAYRLAEELDDPLSLGLIYLNLGSLYQDRAHYQNALSYYEQALALMTRLGRANYQAALLSNLGNLYSIIRQFDRARDCFNRAGEITRVPELSLYQAHLAVYKAEMLRETGELEAAAAELDRAGEIFQGFKNSNDFLLLLGARTELALRSGDTAAASDWLGQFRSMAEGLNTPSAQHQMAMLEAKVAIAPGGPKSSKRLQKLLAQASTFYRKAGYLAQLWEAEVLSGRMALARGEAALAREKFMRAYDIHEEIRGNVPAAAREGFDQRPEFAAFERDCRQLALDKSSFVLLKILAFNKRLNAGLDDTDAEGFLFSILEEAMNLSQPDEGYLFIGDEVRAAMSAETGRMNPHQVKVAYWDIVQPLAEKVRVTGESALSIESALPADLDQTMRDLEVLSVMVVPIRALGRVLGLVYLHKRHSPGAFSTENLFLIEAFCDQAGLALSNSDRIRRVREHEAQLSTELSYLKNQMDAEYAVVSPQSARFRETLRLVRAAAHGTGSVLLRGETGSGKEVLAREIHRLSDRSGGPFVRINLPAIPASLLESELFGHEAGAFTGATRRKTGLLEIASGGTVLLDEIGDLPLAGQVKLLRVLEEKVITRLGSTRETPVDIRVVAATNRDLETMMARGEFREDLFYRLNVFSIDIPPLRERRDDILPLASGFLEQLARSLGRDVTGFSEHARAALLDYPWPGNVRELKNVIHRALLLEDGPVLELASFAPAPGSLPGAMDGSRYQNRLGQTRAESVREALAITGGNRKAAAKLLGISRSRLYELLKTLEPEAGQAN, from the coding sequence GTGAGCGACATGTGGACCACGCCCGTCGAGGAGGCTGTCGACCGGGGCGCCTACGAGGAAGCCTTGGGGCTTCTGGATGGGTTGCGCACCGGTTACGGCAGTACGCCGGAGTTCCTTTACTGGACCGGCTATTGCCAGCTGCATCTCAGCCGGTACGATCTGGCGCGGGAATCGCTGACCAGCGCACGCCGGGCGGACACAGACAACGCCAACCGGTTCCGGATCACGATTGCGCTCGCCAACCTGATGCTCCGCACGGGCAAGTACCGTGATGCCGCCGTGCTGCTGGAAGAGCTGCTGGGTTCCGGCGGACATGAGGACACCGACAGTGTCGTCCTGAACTATTCGCTGGGACAGGCCTATTTCTATCTTGGCAACTTTTCGCAGGCGCTTCCCGCCTTCAACCGGGCGCTCGACACCTACGAGAAGCTCGGCAACCGGCGCGGCATCATCAGCACCCGGCAATCGATTGCCGCTTCCTGCCAGCTCATGCACGAGCCCCAGGCAGCCATCGAGCAGTACCTGAAAGCCTACCGCCTCGCCGAGGAACTGGACGATCCGCTCTCGCTTGGCCTCATTTACCTGAACCTCGGGTCGCTCTACCAGGACCGAGCCCACTACCAGAATGCCCTGTCCTACTACGAGCAGGCACTCGCCCTGATGACCCGGCTGGGGCGGGCCAACTACCAGGCGGCGCTCCTCAGCAACCTCGGAAATCTCTACTCGATCATCCGCCAGTTCGACCGTGCCCGCGACTGCTTCAACCGGGCCGGCGAGATCACCCGCGTACCGGAACTCAGTCTCTACCAGGCCCATCTCGCTGTGTACAAGGCGGAAATGCTGCGGGAAACCGGCGAGCTGGAGGCTGCTGCCGCCGAGCTGGACCGTGCGGGAGAGATTTTTCAGGGCTTCAAGAACTCCAACGACTTCCTCCTGCTCCTCGGCGCCCGGACCGAACTGGCGCTCCGGAGCGGCGACACGGCTGCTGCCAGTGACTGGCTTGGCCAGTTCCGCTCGATGGCCGAGGGACTCAACACCCCGTCAGCCCAGCATCAGATGGCCATGCTGGAAGCAAAAGTGGCGATTGCCCCCGGCGGCCCGAAATCTTCCAAACGGCTGCAGAAACTGCTCGCCCAGGCATCCACCTTTTACCGGAAGGCCGGTTACCTCGCCCAGCTCTGGGAAGCGGAAGTCCTGTCTGGACGGATGGCGCTGGCCCGCGGGGAGGCAGCCCTTGCCCGCGAGAAGTTCATGCGTGCCTACGACATTCACGAGGAAATCCGGGGCAACGTGCCGGCGGCGGCCCGCGAGGGCTTCGACCAGCGCCCTGAATTTGCCGCCTTCGAGCGCGATTGCCGGCAACTGGCCCTCGACAAGTCGAGCTTCGTGCTGCTCAAGATCCTCGCTTTCAACAAGCGGCTGAACGCTGGACTGGACGATACAGACGCCGAGGGGTTCCTTTTCTCCATACTGGAAGAAGCGATGAACCTGTCCCAGCCCGATGAGGGGTACCTCTTTATTGGTGACGAGGTGCGTGCCGCCATGTCGGCCGAAACGGGCCGCATGAACCCCCATCAGGTGAAGGTCGCCTACTGGGATATCGTGCAGCCGCTGGCGGAGAAGGTCCGCGTCACCGGCGAATCGGCCCTCAGCATCGAGAGCGCGCTACCGGCCGATCTCGACCAGACGATGCGCGACCTCGAAGTCCTCTCGGTCATGGTGGTGCCGATTCGTGCCCTGGGACGGGTGCTGGGGCTTGTATACCTGCACAAGCGCCATTCGCCGGGTGCCTTCAGCACTGAAAACCTGTTCCTCATCGAGGCGTTCTGCGATCAGGCCGGACTCGCCCTGTCGAACTCCGACCGCATCCGGCGCGTACGTGAGCATGAGGCACAACTCTCCACGGAACTGAGCTACCTCAAGAACCAGATGGACGCGGAGTACGCAGTCGTAAGCCCCCAGTCTGCCCGTTTCCGCGAAACCCTGCGTCTGGTCCGCGCCGCCGCGCACGGCACTGGCTCCGTGCTTCTTCGCGGCGAAACCGGCAGCGGCAAGGAAGTGCTTGCCCGCGAAATCCACCGCCTGTCAGACCGTTCCGGCGGTCCGTTCGTCCGGATCAATCTGCCGGCCATCCCGGCGAGTCTGCTGGAGTCCGAACTGTTCGGACACGAGGCTGGCGCCTTCACCGGCGCCACGCGCCGCAAGACCGGCCTGCTCGAAATCGCATCCGGTGGAACGGTTCTGCTGGACGAAATAGGCGACCTGCCGCTCGCCGGGCAGGTGAAGCTCCTCCGTGTCCTGGAGGAAAAGGTCATCACGCGCCTTGGCTCCACGCGGGAAACGCCAGTCGATATCCGGGTCGTCGCTGCCACCAACCGGGATCTGGAGACCATGATGGCGCGGGGCGAGTTCCGCGAGGATCTTTTTTACCGCCTGAATGTTTTCTCTATCGATATCCCGCCGCTCCGCGAGCGGCGGGATGACATCCTGCCGCTCGCGAGTGGATTCCTGGAACAGCTTGCCCGTTCTTTGGGGCGGGACGTAACCGGGTTCTCCGAGCATGCCCGCGCCGCGCTGCTCGACTACCCCTGGCCCGGGAACGTGCGCGAACTGAAGAACGTCATCCACCGTGCCCTGCTGCTCGAGGACGGCCCGGTCCTGGAGCTGGCGAGCTTCGCGCCCGCACCGGGCAGCCTGCCCGGTGCCATGGACGGTTCCCGCTACCAGAACCGGCTGGGGCAGACCCGGGCCGAATCGGTCCGGGAGGCGCTCGCCATCACCGGTGGCAACCGCAAGGCCGCCGCCAAGCTGCTCGGTATCAGCCGGTCCCGGCTGTATGAACTCTTGAAAACGCTGGAGCCCGAGGCCGGTCAGGCCAACTAG
- the tpx gene encoding thiol peroxidase, giving the protein MTQERAGAITARGNPLTLIGPALKAGDKAPAFTLTGQDMKPVTLADTAGKVRLISVVPSLDTPVCDTQTRKFNEKAATIPGVEILTVSMDLPMAQKRWCGAAGVDKVKTASDYKDHGFGKDWGVRIKETGLLARAIFVVGKDDRITYVELVPELTQEPGYDQALEAAKKAAN; this is encoded by the coding sequence ATGACACAGGAACGCGCCGGCGCCATCACCGCCCGCGGCAACCCGCTTACCCTCATCGGCCCCGCCCTGAAGGCCGGCGACAAGGCCCCCGCCTTCACGCTCACCGGACAGGACATGAAGCCCGTCACCCTCGCCGACACTGCCGGCAAGGTGCGTCTCATCTCCGTCGTCCCGTCGCTCGACACGCCCGTGTGCGACACTCAGACCCGCAAGTTCAACGAGAAGGCCGCCACCATCCCAGGTGTGGAGATTCTCACTGTCAGCATGGACCTGCCGATGGCGCAGAAGCGCTGGTGCGGAGCCGCCGGCGTGGACAAGGTGAAGACCGCATCCGACTACAAGGATCACGGTTTCGGGAAGGACTGGGGCGTCCGGATCAAGGAAACCGGGCTCCTCGCCCGCGCCATCTTCGTCGTCGGAAAGGATGACAGGATCACCTACGTTGAGCTGGTACCGGAACTCACCCAGGAACCCGGTTACGACCAGGCGCTCGAAGCGGCCAAAAAGGCGGCCAACTAG
- a CDS encoding ATP synthase F0 subunit C — MSKLNRISAFIVAAIVLAPAIAMAAEHDGGASSQGWIAIAAALTMGIAAAAGTYSQSRAATAALEGMARNPSASGDIRGSMILGLALIESLVLFAFVIAFLLQGKI, encoded by the coding sequence ATGTCCAAGCTAAACCGTATTTCCGCATTCATCGTCGCCGCCATCGTCCTGGCCCCCGCCATCGCGATGGCCGCCGAGCACGACGGCGGGGCATCCAGCCAGGGCTGGATCGCCATTGCCGCCGCCCTCACCATGGGCATCGCCGCCGCGGCGGGCACCTACAGCCAGTCCCGTGCGGCCACCGCCGCGCTGGAAGGCATGGCCCGCAACCCGTCGGCCTCCGGCGACATCCGCGGCTCGATGATTCTCGGCCTCGCGCTGATCGAGTCACTCGTGCTGTTCGCCTTCGTGATCGCGTTCCTGCTGCAGGGCAAGATCTAG
- the atpB gene encoding F0F1 ATP synthase subunit A yields MNLIPMHQIVTQAGGHATWFNLFLDEHITHNYTNVLMGATALTLIILCGLIVRGASVARSKELVPEGRTTFLNFWEMFVEGLYNIVVSVLGEKEARRQFWFFGSIFVYLFFSNALGLIPGFLPSTDNLFTNFPVALSVFIYYNYQGIKSHGVKNYLAHFWGPLWWLGPLLFVIEIVSHSVRPVSLSLRLYANIFGDHKVLGAFQDIFAYVLPIPLMAFGLFVSLLQAYVFMFLSLIYVALATEHEHGHDEHGHGETHEGAHAHAH; encoded by the coding sequence GTGAACCTGATTCCGATGCACCAGATCGTGACCCAGGCCGGCGGCCATGCCACCTGGTTCAACCTGTTTCTCGACGAGCACATCACCCACAACTACACGAACGTCCTGATGGGCGCGACCGCCCTTACCCTCATCATCCTCTGCGGGCTGATCGTTCGCGGCGCTTCGGTAGCCCGGTCGAAAGAACTGGTCCCCGAAGGCCGCACCACGTTCCTCAACTTCTGGGAAATGTTCGTCGAGGGGCTCTACAACATCGTCGTGTCAGTGCTCGGCGAGAAAGAAGCCCGCCGCCAGTTCTGGTTCTTCGGCTCGATCTTCGTCTACCTGTTCTTCTCGAACGCACTGGGCCTCATCCCCGGCTTCCTGCCCTCGACCGACAACCTGTTCACGAACTTTCCTGTCGCCCTGTCGGTGTTCATCTACTACAACTACCAGGGTATCAAATCACACGGCGTCAAGAACTATCTGGCCCACTTCTGGGGACCGCTGTGGTGGCTGGGACCGCTCCTGTTCGTGATCGAGATCGTGTCCCACTCGGTACGGCCGGTATCGCTGTCGCTGCGTCTTTACGCCAATATCTTCGGCGATCACAAGGTGCTCGGCGCGTTCCAGGACATCTTCGCCTATGTGCTTCCGATACCGCTGATGGCGTTCGGCCTGTTCGTCTCGCTTCTGCAGGCCTACGTCTTCATGTTCCTGTCCCTCATCTATGTCGCACTGGCGACCGAGCATGAGCACGGCCACGACGAGCATGGCCACGGGGAGACCCACGAGGGCGCGCACGCACACGCCCACTAA
- a CDS encoding AtpZ/AtpI family protein yields the protein MPENPKPPPHWASELGALSGVGMTIGIATAAGVFGGQWADGKWGTGPWLTVAGAFAGFAAGMVNLVRVYQYFSRQPGKRPDGAE from the coding sequence ATGCCCGAAAATCCGAAACCGCCGCCGCACTGGGCCTCCGAACTGGGAGCACTGTCAGGTGTCGGGATGACGATCGGCATAGCCACTGCCGCCGGGGTTTTCGGCGGCCAGTGGGCCGATGGGAAATGGGGAACCGGTCCCTGGCTCACTGTCGCCGGGGCATTTGCCGGGTTCGCGGCGGGAATGGTGAATCTTGTCCGGGTCTACCAATACTTCAGCAGACAGCCCGGGAAACGGCCAGATGGCGCCGAATGA